Proteins found in one Pyrus communis chromosome 15, drPyrComm1.1, whole genome shotgun sequence genomic segment:
- the LOC137717472 gene encoding glucose-6-phosphate isomerase 1, chloroplastic-like — protein sequence MASISGIYSASPTIKRQMKPASSLRKDFVSVSVAFPARVKSVDRGFALSVARDVSAELANTDGAPSKKKELVKDPHAMWRRYVDWLYQHKELGLFLDVSRVGFTDEFVSEMEPRFQAAFKAMEELEKGAIANPDEGRMVGHYWLRNPKLAPNSFLRLQIENTLEALLKFSYDVVSGKIKPPSSPEGRFTQVLSVGIGGSALGPQFVAEALAPDNPPLKIRFIDNTDPAGIDHQIAQLGPELASTLVIVISKSGGTPETRNGLLEVQKAFREAGLNFAKQGVAITQENSLLDNTARIEGWLARFPMFDWVGGRTSEMSAVGLLPAALQGIDIKEMLAGGHLMDEANRTTVLRNNPAALLALCWYWASDGVGSKDMVVLPYKDSLLLFSRYLQQLVMESIGKEFDLDGNRVNQGLTVYGNKGSTDQHAYIQQLRDGVHNFFVTFIEVLRDRPPGHDWELEPGVTCGDYLFGMLQGTRSALYSNDRESITVTVEEVTPRSVGALIALYERAVGIYASLVNINAYHQPGVEAGKKAAGEVLALQKRVLAVLNEASCKDPVEPLTLEEVADRCHATEDIEMIYKIIAHMAANDRAIIAEGNCGSPRSIKVFLGECNVDALYG from the exons AGATGAAACCGGCGAGTTCGCTGCGGAAGGACTTCGTATCGGTTTCGGTTGCGTTTCCGGCTCGGGTCAAATCGGTGGATCGGGGCTTTGCTCTATCCGTGGCCAGGGATGTCTCGGCGGAGTTAGCGAATACCGATGGGGCTCCGAGTAAGAAGAAGGAGCTGGTGAAGGACCCGCATGCAATGTGGCGGAGGTACGTTGACTGGCTGTACCAGCACAAGGAGCTCGGGTTGTTTCTGGATGTGAGTCGGGTCGGGTTCACCGACGAGTTCGTTTCCGAAATGGAGCCCCGGTTCCAGGCCGCGTTCAAGGCTATGGAGGAGCTGGAGAAAGGCGCGATTGCTAATCCCGATGAGGGCCGCATGGTCGGCCATTACTGGCTGCGTAATCCTAAGCTTGCCCCCAACTCGTTCCTCAGGTTGCAGATTGAGAACACACTCGAGGCGCTGCTTAAGTTCTCATACGACGTCGTCAGCGGTAAG ATTAAGCCGCCATCTTCGCCGGAAGGGCGGTTTACTCAGGTGCTTTCAGTTGGAATTGGAGGTTCAGCACTTGGACCACAGTTCGTTGCTGAGGCATTAGCTCCTGATAACCCTCCTCTTAAG ATAAGATTTATTGACAATACCGATCCAGCAGGAATTGATCATCAGATTGCACAGCTTGGTCCTGAGTTGGCTTCTACACTCGTCATTGTGATTTCAAAG aGTGGAGGTACTCCTGAAACGAGAAATGGGTTACTGGAAGTACAGAAGGCCTTCCGTGAGGCTGGCCTGAATTTTGCAAAACAG GGTGTTGCTATAACTCAAGAAAATTCATTATTGGACAACACCGCCAGAATTGAAGGATGGTTAGCTAGATTCCCCATGTTTGACTGGGTTGGTGGCAGAACATCTGAAATGTCTGCAGTTGGTCTTCTTCCGGCAGCACTGCAG GGAATTGATATTAAAGAAATGCTTGCTGGCGGACACTTGATGGATGAGGCAAACAGAACCACTGTG CTTAGGAATAACCCGGCTGCGTTGCTTGCTTTATGCTGGTATTGGGCTTCTGACGGTGTGGGATCAAAG GATATGGTTGTTCTTCCTTACAAGGACAGCCTCTTATTATTTAGTCGGTATTTGCAACAGCTGGTCATGGAATCTATTGGGAAGGAATTTGACCTTGATGGTAATCGG GTGAATCAAGGACTTACTGTCTACGGAAATAAAGGGAGCACGGATCAGCATGC CTACATTCAACAACTGAGAGATGGTGTGCACAATTTCTTTGTGACATTCATTGAAGTACTACGTGATAGGCCCCCTGGTCATGATTGGGAGCTTGAACCCGGCGTCACATGTGGTGACTACCTGTTTGGAATGCTACAG GGAACAAGGTCGGCTCTTTATTCAAACGACCGGGAGTCAATTACAGTTACAGTGGAAGAAGTGACACCGAGATCTGTCGGCGCTCTCATTGCACTATATGAAAGAGCAGTCGGGATATATGCTTCACTTGTCAACATTAATGCCTACCATCAACCTG GTGTTGAAGCTGGGAAAAAAGCAGCGGGAGAAGTATTAGCCCTTCAGAAGCGGGTTTTAGCAGTACTCAATGAGGCCAG CTGCAAGGATCCTGTTGAACCGTTGACGCTTGAAGAAGTAGCTGACCGGTGCCATGCTACTGAAGAT ATTGAAATGATCTACAAGATCATTGCTCACATGGCTGCCAACGACAGAGCAATCATCGCTGAAGGCAACTGCGGTTCACCACGAAGCATCAAAGTTTTCCTCGGAGAGTGCAACGTGGATGCCTTGTACGGTTAA
- the LOC137717652 gene encoding uncharacterized protein produces the protein MFTEGLDRSALRWVREKEEVPFSGSNLRSRIDPITRIRSGSGGRGFGLPPPSKFRSGHLPSNAIPVQTIPVDGDESGSASDNDRTTDSEDGIYGGRYSLDSSPQDERVPSAAACRYGKPSQGQPNYGSDYTYSDVSSSMDTVVGRHKPVAERLVKGARKYPVAQNGYSEDESSDSAASSEFSTSQAGGSIKSGLSHNKAYASEGYASSVPSRRNLESAAEKNLDSRNLQSKMFSDDEVPSAPPFCGVTQEIKQDDAKSPTRVHRTPHATSSSEFRTTTGKMQDGVTGNGNLEQFARTTTSSEAAMPSCLARLPTFYASALGPWHGFIAYEACVRLCLHAWAMECMEAPMFLENECALLRDAFSLRQVLLQSEEELLAKQTSELASEKAAPKPKKIVGKMKVQVRRIKMGLDPPTGCSISALRPPVIKLETIRYHLSSFQSTLASGWQALRNIRVAPRVPSNGSFSRQSLAYVHAGTRCIKQVSGLLKTGVTSLRDSSSSYEVVHETYSCLLRLKSSTEEDAVKMQPGSSETHVFFPDSLGDDLIVEVLDSKGKHFGRVIVQVATIVHDPADKQRWFSVYSEPEHELVGKMQLSTYYSTSSDDNPKCGSVAETVAYDLVLEAAMKVQHFQQRNLVLHGPWKWLLTEFATYYGVSDVYIKLRYLSYVMDVATPTADCLNLVYDLLRPVLMKGDNKSMLSHQENRILGETKDQIQQTLALLFENYKSLDESSLSGIMEVFQPATGRAAPALEPAVKLYTLLHDILSPEAQTALCHHFQVAARKRSRRHLAETDEYITSNSDGILIDTLSMATAYQKMKSLCLNIRNEICTDIEIHNQHILPSFVDLPHLSSSIYSTELCTRLRAFLIACPPTSPSSPVGDLVIATADFQRDLSSWNIGHIKGGVDAKELFHLYIMLWIQNKRGSLLEACKLDKVKWSGVRTQHSTTPFVDEMYDRLRGTLSDYEIIISRWPEYACVLENAIADIEKAIIESLDKQYADVLSPLKENLAPKKFGLKYVQKLAKRSVSAYTVPEELGILLNSLKRMLDVLRPQVEVQFKSWGSCIPGGGNTVPGERLSEVTVMLRAKLKNYLQAVVEKLAENSKLQSATKLKKILQDSKETVVESDVRSRMQLLKDQLTTTVNHLHTVFGTQVFIAICRGYWDRMGQDVLSFLENRKENKSWYKGSRIAVSILDDTFASQMQQLLGNALQEKDLEPPRSIMEVRSMLCKDAANNKDNTYYF, from the exons ATGTTCACTGAAGGACTTGATAGGAGCGCCCTTCGTTGGGTTAGAGAG AAGGAGGAAGTTCCATTTTCGGGTTCTAATTTGAGGAGTAGAATTGATCCGATTACGCGCATTCGCAGTGGTAGTGGCGGCAGGGGGTTTGGACTCCCCCCTCCGTCTAAATTTAGAAGCGGGCACTTGCCCTCCAATGCCATACCGGTTCAGACAATTCCAGTTGATGGGGATGAGAGTGGGTCTGCTTCTGACAATGATAGAACCACTGATTCGGAAGATGGAATATATGGAGGCAGGTACTCGCTGGATTCATCACCGCAAGATGAGAGGGTTCCTAGTGCTGCTGCTTGTAGGTATGGGAAGCCGTCGCAAGGGCAGCCCAATTATGGCAGTGATTATACTTACTCAGACGTCAGTTCCTCGATGGACACTGTTGTGGGGAGACATAAACCTGTGGCAGAGAGGTTGGTGAAGGGAGCGAGGAAGTATCCAGTTGCGCAGAATGGTTATTCTGAGGATGAGTCATCTGATTCGGCTGCGAGCTCAGAGTTTTCTACTTCACAAGCAGGAGGAAGCATCAAGAGTGGGTTGTCACATAATAAAGCTTATGCTTCTGAGGGATATGCCTCAAGCGTGCCTTCACGTAGGAACTTGGAAAGTGCTGCTGAAAAG AATTTGGATTCCAGAAACCTGCAGAGTAAAATGTTTTCCGATGACGAGGTTCCCAGTGCACCACCCTTTTGTGGTGTAACTCAGGAAATTAAACAGGATGATGCAAAAAGTCCAACTAGAGTGCATAGGACACCGCATGCTACCTCTTCATCTGAATTCAGAACAACCACTGGTAAAATGCAGGACGGCGTTACTGGAAATGGGAATCTTGAACAGTTCGCAAG AACTACAACTAGTTCTGAAGCTGCCATGCCATCTTGTCTAGCTCGCCTCCCAACATTTTATGCAAG TGCTCTAGGGCCATGGCATGGTTTCATTGCATATGAAGCATGTGTGCGTTTGTGCCTTCATGCTTGGGCAATGGAATGCATGGAAGCTCCCATGTTCTTGGAAAATGAATGTGCGCTTCTACGAGATGCATTTAG TTTACGACAAGTGCTTTTACAATCAGAGGAAGAACTGTTGGCAAAGCAGACTTCAGAGCTTGCAAGTGAGAAAGCTGCtccaaaaccaaagaaaattgttGGCAAGATGAAAGTGCAAG TGCGTAGAATTAAAATGGGCCTGGACCCACCTACTGGCTGCAGTATTTCTGCTCTAAGGCCACCAGTAATCAAACTGGAAACAATTCGTTATCATCTCTCCAGCTTCCAGTCTACACTTGCTTCTGGATGGCAAGCCCTTAGAAATATTCGAGTTGCACCTCGTGTACCGTCAAATGGTTCTTTTTCACGTCAAAGCTTGGCGTATGTGCATGCTGGTACTCGGTGTATAAAACAGGTGTCTGGACTTCTGAAAACTGGTGTAACAAGTCTACGTGACAGTTCGTCCTCATATGAAGTTGTGCATG AAACGTACTCTTGTTTGTTAAGACTGAAAAGTTCAACTGAAGAAGATGCGGTCAAGATGCAACCTGGATCCAGTGAAACTCATGTCTT CTTTCCAGATAGTTTGGGAGATGATCTAATAGTCGAAGTCCTTGATTCGAAGGGAAAGCATTTCGGTAGAGTCATTGTTCAAGTGGCAACTATTGTTCATGACCCA GCTGACAAGCAACGCTGGTTCTCTGTCTATAGTGAACCAGAACACGAACTTGTGGGAAAGATGCAGCTATCTACATATTATTCAACAAGTTCAGATGACAACCCCAAG TGTGGCTCTGTTGCAGAAACAGTTGCATATGACCTTGTTTTAGAAGCTGCTATGAAGGTTCAGCATTTTCAACAAAGGAATCTAGTGTTGCATGGTCCATGGAAATGGCTTTTAACTGAGTTTGCAACATATTACGGTGTTTCCGATGTATACATTAAGCTGAG GTATCTCTCTTATGTTATGGATGTAGCTACACCAACAGCTGATTGCCTCAACTTGGTGTACGATTTGCTAAGGCCTGTTTTGATGAAAGGCGACAACAAGAGCATGTTGAGTCACCAAGAG AACCGAATCTTAGGAGAAACTAAAGATCAAATTCAACAAACTCTTGCCTTACTTTTTGAGAATTACAAGTCCTTGGATGAGTCATCGCTTTCAGGAATTATGGAGGTCTTTCAACCTGCAACTGGGCGTGCTGCACCTGCATTGGAGCCTGCTGTCAAACTTTACACGCTTCTTCATGATATCTTGTCTCCCGAGGCGCAAACTGCTTTATGCCACCATTTCCAG GTTGCTGCAAGAAAGAGATCACGGAGGCACTTAGCTGAGACTGATGAATATATTACCAGCAACAGTGATGGAATTTTGATTGATACTTTAAGTATGGCGACTGCTTACCAGAAAATGAAATCTCTGTGCCTTAACATTAGGAATGAAATCTGCACTGATATTGAGATCCATAATCAGCATATACTCCCCAG TTTCGTAGACCTCCCACATCTGTCATCATCAATATACAGCACAGAGCTCTGCACTAGATTGCGTGCTTTCCTCATTGCTTGCCCCCCAACGAGTCCTTCATCCCCCGTAGGAGACCTTGTTATAGCCACAGCAGATTTCCAAAGAGACCTTTCCAGTTGGAACATTGG TCATATTAAAGGTGGAGTTGATGCAAAAGAATTGTTCCACCTCTATATTATGCTATGGATTCAAAATAAGCGCGGGTCGTTGCTCGAAGCATGCAAATTAGACAAG GTAAAGTGGTCAGGAGTTAGGACACAGCATTCCACGACTCCTTTTGTGGATGAAATGTATGATCGTCTGAGAGGAACTTTGAGTGACTATGAGATCATCATTTCCAGATGGCCTGAATATGCGTGCGTTCTAGAGAAT GCTATTGCTGATATTGAGAAGGCGATCATAGAATCCCTAGACAAGCAGTATGCCGACGTCCTGTCACCATTAAAGGAAAATTTAGCCCCAAAGAAATTTGGCCTCAAGTATGTTCAGAAACTGGCCAAAAGGTCTGTGAGCGCCTATACGGTCCCTGAAGAG TTGGGAATTCTGTTGAATTCCTTAAAAAGAATGCTTGATGTCCTTCGTCCCCAAGTCGAAGTTCAGTTCAAATCATGGGGTTCCTGCATTCCGGGTGGTGGGAACACAGTTCCTGGAGAGCGTCTCAGTGAAGTCACTGTAATGTTGAGAGCCAAGTTAAAAAATTACCTACAGGCAGTTGTTGAAAAACTCGCGGAGAAT TCAAAGTTGCAGAGTGCTACAAAACTGAAGAAGATTCTCCAAGATTCGAAAGAAACCGTGGTAGAATCTGATGTGAGAAGTAGAATGCAGCTTCTGAAAGACCAGCTGACAACCACAGTTAATCACCTGCATACTGTGTTCGGGACTCAAGTCTTCATTGCAATTTGTCGAGGTTATTGGGACCGAATGGGACAG GATGTTCTGAGTTTCTTAGAGAAccgaaaagaaaacaaatcatgGTATAAGGGTTCGCGTATTGCTGTCTCT ATTCTGGATGATACATTTGCATCACAGATGCAGCAGTTGTTGGGAAATGCATTGCAGGAGAAAGACCTGGAGCCTCCTAGATCAATCATGGAAGTCCGGTCGATGCTTTGCAAGGATGCGGCTAATAACAAGGACAATACCTATTACTTTTAG
- the LOC137717653 gene encoding phosphoribosylformylglycinamidine cyclo-ligase, chloroplastic/mitochondrial-like has protein sequence MVSSLKPNTQLSRCLPTSPRPPFSNPDSAQTQLCTLLPGSHSAAFSSLSMSSSPGTSRKTHVLSASKNESEGSDSGYDSLTYKGAGVDIDAGAELVRRIKKMAPGIGGFGGLFPFDDKYLVAGTDGVGTKLKLAFDTGIHDTIGIDLVAMSVNDIVTSGAKPLFFLDYYATSRLDVDLAEKVVKGIVDGCQQSDCVLLGGETAEMPGFYADGEYDLSGFAVGVVEKDAVIDGKNIVAGDVLVGLPSSGVHSNGFSLVRRVLAHSGLSLKDQLPGEDITLGEALMAPTVIYVKQVLDIISKGGVKGIAHITGGGFTDNIPRVFPKGLGAVIYNGSWEVPAVFKWIQEAGRIEEAEMMRTFNMGVGMVLVVSREAARRILEDANGANKAYRIGEVVRGEGVSYSNV, from the exons ATGGTCTCCTCCTTGAAACCAAACACTCAGCTCTCTCGCTGCTTACCGACTTCGCCCAGACCCCCTTTCTCCAACCCCGACTCCGCCCAAACTCAACTATGCACACTCCTACCTGGGTCTCACTCCGCCGCCTTCTCCTCACTGTCCATGTCTTCCTCCCCCGGAACTTCCCGGAAAACCCACGTGCTTTCAGCCTCCAAAAACGAGTCCGAAGGAAGTGACAGCGGGTATGACTCTCTGACGTATAAGGGCGCCGGTGTTGATATTGACGCCGGCGCGGAACTTGTTCGGCGAATTAAAAAAATGGCTCCCGGGATTGGAGGTTTTGGGGGTCTTTTCCCTTTCG ATGATAAATACCTGGTTGCCGGCACGGATGGCGTCGGGACGAAGCTTAAGCTTGCTTTCGATACTGGAATTCACGATACCATTGGTATTGATCTG GTTGCTATGAGTGTCAATGATATTGTTACTTCTGGTGCTAAGCCGTTATTTTTCCTTGATTACTATGCTACAAGCCGCCTCGATGTTGATCTTGCTGAAAAG GTTGTAAAAGGTATTGTCGATGGTTGCCAGCAATCTGACTGTGTTCTTTTAGGTGGAGAG ACTGCAGAGATGCCAGGATTTTACGCAGATGGTGAGTATGACCTCAGTGGTTTTGCTGTTGGAGTAGTGGAAAAGGATGCAGTGATTGATGGGAAAAACATTGTGGCTGGAGATGTTCTCGTTGGCCTACCCTCCAGTGGGGTTCATTCTAATGGTTTTTCTCTTGTAAGAAG GGTTCTGGCTCACAGCGGTCTTTCTCTGAAGGATCAGCTACCTGGAGAAGATATTACATTAGGTGAAGCTTTGATGGCCCCAACTGTGATATACGTTAAGCAG GTCCTTGACATAATCAGCAAGGGAGGTGTAAAGGGGATAGCCCACATAACAGGGGGTGGTTTCACAGACAACATACCTCGAGTGTTTCCTAAAGGCCTCGGCGCTGTCATCTATAATGGTTCTTGGGAAGTCCCAGCTGTTTTCAAATGGATCCAAGAG GCTGGAAGAATAGAAGAGGCCGAGATGATGCGAACGTTTAACATGGGTGTTGGGATGGTTCTTGTTGTGAGTCGAGAGGCAGCTCGCAGAATACTTGAGGATGCAAATGGAGCTAATAAAGCTTACCGCATTGGTGAGGTTGTACGTGGTGAAGGAGTTAGTTACAGTAATGTCTAG